The genomic region TGCGCACGCTGGTTAACACGCTGAACCGCCAGGGCTACAACTACTTCGTGATCGAAGCGTTTGACCAGCCGTGGAAAGCCAGCGACGAAGGTTCGGTGGGCGCTTATTGGGGCGTGTTCAACGCCGCACGCCAGCAGAAATTCAATTTTGATGGCCCGGTGGTCGCGATTCCGCAATGGCGAGTGCTGGCGATCGGCTCGGTGGTGCTTGCGCTGCTGTCGCTGACCCTGCTGATGATCGACGGCTCGGCCCTGCGCCAGCGTGGTCGTACGTTCCTGACCTTTATCGCCTTCCTGTGCGGTTCAGTATTGGTGTGGATCGGCTACGACTACAGCCAGCAATACAGCACCTGGTTCAGTTTGACGGTAGGCTTCCTGCTGGCACTCGGCGCCCTGGGCGTGTTTATCGTGTTGCTTACCGAAGCCCACGAACTGGCAGAGGCTGTCTGGACTCACAAACGCCGGCGTGAATTCCTGCCGGTTGTAGGAGATTCGGACTACCGCCCGAAAGTCTCGATCCACGTGCCGTGCTACAACGAGCCGCCGGAGATGGTCAAACAGACCCTCGACGCCCTGGCCGCCCTCGACTATCCGGACTATGAAGTCCTGATCATCGACAACAACACCAAGGACCCGGCCGTGTGGGAGCCGGTGCGCGACTATTGCGAAACCCTGGGCCCGCGCTTCAAGTTCTTCCACGTCTCGCCCTTGGCTGGTTTCAAGGGCGGCGCGCTGAACTACCTGATCCCGCATACCGCCAAGGATGCCGAAGTGATCGCGGTGATCGACTCCGATTACTGCGTGTCGCCGAACTGGCTTAAGCACATGGTGCCGCACTTCGCCGACCCGAAAATCGCTGTGGTGCAGTCGCCACAGGACTATCGCGACCAAAACGAAAGCACCTTCAAGAAGCTCTGCTACGCGGAATACAAAGGCTTCTTCCACATCGGCATGGTCACCCGTAACGACCGTGACGCGATCATCCAGCACGGCACCATGACCATGACCCGTCGCTCGGTGCTTGAAGAGCTGGGCTGGGCCGACTGGTGCATCTGTGAAGATGCCGAGTTGGGCCTGCGGGTATTCGAGAAAGGCCTGTCGGCGGCGTACTACCACGACAGCTACGGCAAAGGCCTGATGCCCGATACCTTTATCGACTTCAAGAAACAGCGTTTCCGCTGGGCCTACGGGGCGATCCAGATCATCAAGCGTCACACCGCGAGCCTGTTGCGCGGCAAGGACACCGAGCTGACCCGCGGCCAGCGCTACCACTTCCTCGCGGGCTGGTTGCCGTGGGTGGCCGACGGCATGAACATCTTCTTCACCGTGGGCGCCCTGTTGTGGTCGGCGGCGATGATTATCGTGCCGACGCGGGTTGACCCGCCGCTGCTGATTTTCGCGATTCCGCCATTGGCGCTGTTCGTGTTCAAGGTCGGCAAGATCATCTTCCTCTACCGCCGTGCGGTGGGTGTGAACCTGAAAGATGCGTTCTGCGCGGCGTTGGCCGGGTTAGCGTTGTCCCACACCATTGCCAAGGCAGTGCTGTACGGCTTCTTCACCACCAGCATTCCGTTCTTTCGTACACCGAAGAACGCCGATAACCACGGTTTCTGGGTCGCGATTTCCGAAGCCCGGGAAGAGATGTTCATCATGCTGCTGTTGTGGGGCGCGGCACTGGGGATTTACCTGGTGCAGGGCCTGCCGAGCAATGACATGCGCTTCTGGGTGGTGATGTTGCTGGTGCAGTCGCTGCCGTATGTGGCGGCGCTGATCATGGCGTTCCTGTCGTCGCTGCCGAAACCGGCACCGAAGCAAGAGCCTGTGGCCGCTGCTTAAAATCCTGCGCAATGCACTAAACGGCGGCCTCTGGCCGCCGTTTTGCTATAAGATAACGGCCATTTTGTGAGACTTGGCCCAGGCCATTGCTTTGTGTGGGAGCGGGCTTGCTCGCGAATGCGCCGGGTCAGTTCATACGTTGTTGACTGACACTCCGTATTCGCGAGCAAGCCCGCTCCCACACAAGCCCCCTCCCACATAAGCCTTGCGCCCTGACATGCTTCTGGAGTTTTTACATGACGGCCCACGCCGACCTTTCGCCGACCCTCCAACTCGCTATCGACCTGATCCGTCGCCCATCGGTGACGCCGATCGACGCCGATTGCCAGAAGCTGATGATGCAGCGCCTGGGCGACGCCGGTTTTGCGCTTGAGCCGATGCGCATCGAGGATGTGGATAACTTCTGGGCCACCCACGGTAAACACGAAGGCCCGGTATTGTGCTTCGCCGGCCACACCGACGTGGTGCCGACCGGTCCGGTCAAGGCATGGCAGAACGACCCGTTCGACGCGCTGATCGACGAAAACGGCATGCTCTGCGGCCGTGGCGCGGCCGACATGAAAGGCAGCCTGGCCGCGATGCTGGTCGCCTCCGAGCGTTTCGTCACTGACTACCCGGACCACAAGGGTTCGGTGGCTTTCCTGATCACCAGTGACGAAGAAGGCCCGGCACACCACGGCACCAAGGCTGTGATCGAACGCCTGGCAGCCCGCAAGGAACGCCTGGACTGGTGCATCGTCGGCGAACCGTCGAGCACCACCCTGGTGGGCGACGTGGTCAAGAACGGCCGTCGCGGCTCCCTCGGCGCCACCCTGACCGTGCGCGGCGTGCAAGGCCATGTGGCCTACCCGCACCTGGCGAAGAACCCGATCCACCTGGCCGCTCCGGCCCTGGCCGAACTGGCCGCCGAGCATTGGGACGACGGCAACACCTTCTTCCCGCCCACCAGCTTCCAGATTTCCAACCTCAAT from Pseudomonas yamanorum harbors:
- a CDS encoding glycosyltransferase; translation: MSSRKFGLNLVVVLAIAALFTGFWALINRPVNAPNWPEQISGFSYSPFQQGQYPQKDQYPTDDQMRQDLAIMSKLTDNIRTYSVDGTLGDIPKLAEEFGLRVTLGIWISPDLERNEREIQRAIEIANNSRSVVRVVVGNEALFREEITPEALIVLLDRVRAAVKVPVTTSEQWHIWEHNPQLAKHVDLIAAHILPYWEHIPVDKAGQFVLDRARDLKKTFPKKPLLLSEVGWPSNGRMRGGADASPADQAIYLRTLVNTLNRQGYNYFVIEAFDQPWKASDEGSVGAYWGVFNAARQQKFNFDGPVVAIPQWRVLAIGSVVLALLSLTLLMIDGSALRQRGRTFLTFIAFLCGSVLVWIGYDYSQQYSTWFSLTVGFLLALGALGVFIVLLTEAHELAEAVWTHKRRREFLPVVGDSDYRPKVSIHVPCYNEPPEMVKQTLDALAALDYPDYEVLIIDNNTKDPAVWEPVRDYCETLGPRFKFFHVSPLAGFKGGALNYLIPHTAKDAEVIAVIDSDYCVSPNWLKHMVPHFADPKIAVVQSPQDYRDQNESTFKKLCYAEYKGFFHIGMVTRNDRDAIIQHGTMTMTRRSVLEELGWADWCICEDAELGLRVFEKGLSAAYYHDSYGKGLMPDTFIDFKKQRFRWAYGAIQIIKRHTASLLRGKDTELTRGQRYHFLAGWLPWVADGMNIFFTVGALLWSAAMIIVPTRVDPPLLIFAIPPLALFVFKVGKIIFLYRRAVGVNLKDAFCAALAGLALSHTIAKAVLYGFFTTSIPFFRTPKNADNHGFWVAISEAREEMFIMLLLWGAALGIYLVQGLPSNDMRFWVVMLLVQSLPYVAALIMAFLSSLPKPAPKQEPVAAA
- the dapE gene encoding succinyl-diaminopimelate desuccinylase, giving the protein MTAHADLSPTLQLAIDLIRRPSVTPIDADCQKLMMQRLGDAGFALEPMRIEDVDNFWATHGKHEGPVLCFAGHTDVVPTGPVKAWQNDPFDALIDENGMLCGRGAADMKGSLAAMLVASERFVTDYPDHKGSVAFLITSDEEGPAHHGTKAVIERLAARKERLDWCIVGEPSSTTLVGDVVKNGRRGSLGATLTVRGVQGHVAYPHLAKNPIHLAAPALAELAAEHWDDGNTFFPPTSFQISNLNSGTGATNVIPGDLTAVFNFRFSTESTVEGLQQRVAAILDKHGLDWHVEWALSGLPFLTEPGALLDAVSASIKAVTGRETKASTSGGTSDGRFIATLGTQVVELGPVNATIHQVNERILASDLDVLTEIYYQTLIKLLA